CTCTGATTGCCGTCTCCAGCTGCAACTTCCGGGCCCACTTCTCCGCCATCTTTTGCTTCTGGGAGCAGAGAACGCGTTTGTGGTCATCTTGTTGCAGACCAATGATGACTTCCCTGATTCGTCAGAATTATTCCACGGAGGTGGAGGCTGCCATCAATCGCCTGGTCAGTTTGCACCTGCGGGCCTCCCATACCTACCTCTCTCTGGGTTCCTACTACCACCGCGACGATGTGGCTCTGGAAGGCTTGGGCCACTTCTTCCGCATGTTGGCTGAGGAGAAACGCCAGGGCGCCAAGCGTCTTGTCAAGATGCAAAATCAGCGCGGCGGTCACGCCCTCTTCCCAGAGGTGGAGAAACCATCGCAAGATGACTGGGGGGATCCGTTAGACGCTATGGAAGCTGCCCTGGCCCTAGAGAAGAACCTGAACGAGGCCCTGTTGGATCTGCAAGCCTTGGGTTCTGCCCACACAGACCATCATCTCCGTTACTTCCTGGAGAACCACTTCCTGGATGAGGAGGTGAAACTCCAGGAGAAGATGGGCAATCACCTGACCAACCTCCGCAGGCTGGTAggcccccaggcagggctggaccagtatCTCTTTGAAAGGCTCACAAAGTGAGCGGCCTCTAGGG
Above is a genomic segment from Lepus europaeus isolate LE1 chromosome 2, mLepTim1.pri, whole genome shotgun sequence containing:
- the LOC133751617 gene encoding ferritin light chain-like, whose amino-acid sequence is MTSLIRQNYSTEVEAAINRLVSLHLRASHTYLSLGSYYHRDDVALEGLGHFFRMLAEEKRQGAKRLVKMQNQRGGHALFPEVEKPSQDDWGDPLDAMEAALALEKNLNEALLDLQALGSAHTDHHLRYFLENHFLDEEVKLQEKMGNHLTNLRRLVGPQAGLDQYLFERLTK